From Clarias gariepinus isolate MV-2021 ecotype Netherlands chromosome 2, CGAR_prim_01v2, whole genome shotgun sequence, one genomic window encodes:
- the bicc2 gene encoding bicaudal C homolog 2, which translates to MEGTSVDPVELESESCFRPEQDQNMGSEAEQEQKVLIQDKTEEEDDEEEDDEEEGGNSRMEAETKICEESDTDWMEERFRIDRKKLETMLYGPSDGTGLTGEEFFEKVMRETNTQVKWPSKLKIGAKSKKDPHVKVEGKRDDVLEAKRKILELLETKVNKVTLKMDVTHTEHSHVIGKGGGNIKKVMEETSCHIHFPDSNRHSVNGEKSNQVSIAGPVQGVESARRHIRDLQPLALTFDLPLTLVGGVVTDASSPVIQHVAQAFGVSVTFRTQPKLYCSTCVVRGLQGNSASVKKATCLLMELLLGQEAAAVAGVTGVMVSTQLDVTSQQHLFLLGQNGANFLNVMHQTHTQIVLPDLTAPQHTPSLLIQGTADGVCLARQQLMECLPVCLMFEMKDEGESDPRKLAQMMQSLGVFISVKPKAKQAAKSVVVKGLERNIANLYEARRLLLGLDSCEVSVATKTSCEVSIVPKPAMDSLLVNGGMTNYWLNMLMQQLHVTETGTVNTPDSISNPVPVKPRPSPPPGLTALAEESRMGLRGTDTKLEKIPENEDQSTNLVSEHSGKPALEVTEVKEITLKTAGPVRRNSHSDAMRSVRMEVDGVHFNRDRRCSLRIFPSHESYSNNEKQEYERKKLLANQAMQKKPVVTEVRTPTDTWSGLGFSKSMPAEAVKELRSVSRRCYRSYLNNQQSWSSQSNKDRVCNGSDSENWRERRGSASSTSVPSCSSSPPTSSTSSSSSSSGMMVYSCCSGRTNTEKTSDGFSGNSYYEGISRPLIGGSPSPPPQPIDDLLELLIQLGMEKYTTVFQEQEIDYQTFLTLSEEDLKEVGVSTFGARRKMLMAISELNKNKMKVLEAPAVKSGYLEGGASGRLPRIMDEDVAAQSNRW; encoded by the exons ATGGAGGGCACTTCTGTGGACCCTGTGGAACTTGAATCTGAGTCCTGCTTCAGGCCTGAACAGGATCAAAACATGGGCTCAGAGGCTGAGCAAGAACAGAAAGTGCTGATTCAGGACAAAACTGAGGAGGAGGAcgatgaggaggaggatgatgaggaggaaGGAGGAAATTCCAGGATGGAGGCAGAGACCAAGATCTGTGAGGAATCTGACACGGACTGGATGGAGGAGAGATTCCGCATTGACAGGAAGAAACTGGAGACCATGCTTTatg GTCCTTCCGATGGAACAGGCCTGACAGGGGAGGAGTTCTTTGAAAAG GTAATGAGGGAAACTAACACTCAGGTGAAATGGCCATCAAAACTGAAGATCGGAGCCAAGTCAAAGAAAG ATCCACATGTAAAAGtagaaggaaagagagatgaCGTCCTGGAGGCCAAACGGAAAATTCTGGAACTTTTAGAGACCAAA GTTAATAAAGTCACTCTGAAGATGGATGTCACTCATACTGAGCATTCCCACGTGATCGGTAAAGGCGGAGGAAATATCAAAAAAGTCATGGAGGAAACTTCCTGTCACATTCACTTCCCTGACTCAAACCGCCACAGTGTGAACGGAGAGAAAAGCAACCAG GTGTCAATAGCTGGACCAGTGCAGGGTGTGGAATCAGCTAGAAGACACATCAGA GATCTGCAACCTCTGgctttgacctttgacctgccTCTGACCCTGGTGGGCGGGGTTGTTACAGATGCGAGCTCACCGGTGATTCAGCATGTAGCACAGGCGTTTGGAGTGAGTGTGACTTTCAGAACGCAACCCAAACTGTACTGTTCCACCTGCGTGGTGCGAGGCCTGCAGGGAAATTCTGCTTCTGTGAAG AAAGCTACATGTCTCCTCATGGAGCTGCTCCTAGGTCAGGAAGCGGCAGCCGTTGCCGGGGTAACGGGCGTCATGGTGAGCACTCAGCTGGATGTGACGTCTCAGCAGCACCTCTTCCTGTTGGGCCAGAACGGAGCCAACTTCCTCAACGTCAtgcaccaaacacacacacagatcgtACTGCCGGACCTCACCGCCCCACAGCACACACCCTCCCTACTCATCCAGGGCACCGCTGATGGAGTGTGTCTTGCAAGACAACAGCTCATG GAGTGCCTGCCGGTGTGTCTGATGTTTGAGATGAAGGATGAGGGTGAATCAGACCCTCGCAAACTCGCACAGATGATGCAGAGTCTTGGGGTGTTTATCAGCGTCAAACCAAAGGCCAAACAAGCTGCTAAG TCTGTGGTGGTAAAGGGTTTGGAGAGGAACATAGCAAATCTGTATGAAGCCAGAAGACTCCTGCTGGGCCTTGACTCCTGTGAGGTGTCCGTGGCAACAAAGACCTCATGTGAGGTGTCTATAGTACCAAAGCCTGCAATGGATTCCCTGCTGGTCAATGGTGGAATGACAAACTACTGGCTCAACATGCTAATGCAGCAGCTGCATGTCACcgaaacag GCACTGTCAACACACCAGATTCTATTTCTAACCCTGTGCCTGTGAAGCCACGCCCCTCTCCGCCACCTGGACTGACTGCTCTTGCAGAAGAGAGCCGCATGGGACTGAGAGGAACAGACACTAAATTAGAGAAG ATCCCGGAGAACGAGGATCAGTCGACGAATCTAGTAAGTGAGCACTCAGGAAAGCCGGCTCTAGAGGTCACTGAGGTCAAAGAGATCACTCTAAAGACTGCAGGACCAGTCAGGAGAAACAGTCATTCAGATGCAATGAG gTCTGTAAGGATGGAGGTGGATGGTGTGCATTTTAACAGAGACAGACGCTGTAGTCTTAGGATATTTCCATCTCATGAGTCCTACTCAAATAATGAG AAACAAGAGTATGAGAGAAAGAAACTTCTAGCAAATCAAG cCATGCAGAAAAAGCCGGTAGTGACGGAGGTTCGGACCCCCACTGACACATGGAGTGGTCTGGGTTTCTCCAAGTCGATGCCTGCTGAGGCTGTTAAGGAGCTGCGCAGCGTGAGTCGACGCTGCTACAGATCCTACCTCAATAATCAACag TCATGGAGCTCTCAGAGTAACAAGGACAGAGTGTGTAATGGCAGCGATTCAGAGAACTGGCGAGAGAGACGAGGGTCTGCATCGTCAACATCTGTGCCCTCCTGCTCTTCATCTCCGcccacctcctccacctcctcctcatCGTCATCATCAGGCATGATGGTCTATAGTTGTTGTTCAGGACGCACCAACACAGAAAAAACAT CTGATGGATTCAGTGGTAACAGCTACTATGAAGGTATATCCAGACCACTGATTGGTGGATCTCCAAGTCCTCCTCCTCAGCCCATAGATGATTTGCTGGAGCTACTGATTCAGCTGGGCATGGAGAAATATACCACTGTCTTCCAGGAGCAAGAG ATTGATTACCAGACGTTCCTCACTCTTTCTGAAGAGGATCTGAAGGAAGTGGGTGTATCCACATTCGGGGCCAGGAGGAAGATGCTAATGGCTATTTCGG AGCTGAATAAAAATAAGATGAAAGTCCTTGAGGCTCCTGCAGTTAAATCTGGTTATCTAGAGGGTGGAGCCAGTGGTCGCCTTCCACGAATTATGGACGAGGACGTGGCTGCTCAGAGTAACCGCTGGTGA